GCCTTTGCCTACGTCGCCGCAGGCCAACAAACCGTCCTCGGGCTCTATCATCACTACGCCGCGCTCTTCGAGCATACGCATATTGCGTTGGTTGGCCTCGCTCATATACATAGCCGTATTCATAGCGGGGCACATCACCTTGATACCCTTGCACGCCATATAGGTGGTGGACAGCATATCGTCCGCCAATCCGCCCGCCGCCTTGCCGATAAAGTCGGCCGTCGCGGGGGCTACCAGCACCAAATCGCTGCTTTTCGCCAGCGAAATATGCTCCACCTCATAGGGAAAATCGCGCGAAAACATATCGGTTATCACGCGGTTTTTGGACAAAGTCTCCATCGTGAGGGGCGTAATAAACTGCGTGGCGGCGTCTGTCATCACCACCACGACGTCCAGGTTGAACTTGGTCAACCGCGAAGCGATATACGCCGCCTTATACGCGGCGATACCGCCCGTTACGCCCAACAGTACCCGTTTTCTCATCAGTCGCGCTTGATGGTAACCGTACCTTCGTACACTTCCTTAGCGGCCACCGAGAGGGGTTTCAACTTGTCGTTTTGAAACATTTCGGGCGATTGTTGCATCAACTGTCTGGCGCGTTTTGCCACGCCCACCGCCAACATATAGCGGCACTCGGTCTTTTCCAACAACTTATCAATGGGGGGGTCTGCTAACATATTCTGTATCCTCCTTTCAGGCTTTCTATCAAATCCAGATTATCTTTGGAGCGCTGTTGCTCCGCGGACACGATTTCGTTGATTTTCGCCACGCACGCGTCCACGCGGTCGTTGACGAGCACGTAGTCGTATTGCTTGGCGTATTCCAATTCGGCGACGGCTTTGCCGTAGCGCACGGCGAGGGTTTCGGGCGTTTCGCTGCCCCGCTTTTCGATGCGCGCTTTCAACTCGGCCAAGGACGGGGGCAACAGGTAGATGAGCACGGCGTCGGGAAAGGCCTTCTTGATGTTCAGCCCGCCCTCGAACTCAATGTCCAATAGGACGTGCTTGCCGCTCTTGGTGATGCGCTCGAGTTCGCTCTTCAAGGTGCCGTAACTGTTGTTGTAAATGCGGATATATTCGGCGAACAGTCCTTCCTCTATCATACGGTCGAACTCTTCTTGCGTGCGGTAGAAGTAATGCACGCCCTCTTGTTCTCCCTCGCGCGGGGCCCTCGTCGTCACGGACACCGAGAAGCCGTAGTCTTCGCACTTCTCTCGCAACGCCGCGTGCACGGTGCCTTTTCCCACGCCGGACGGGCCGGACAATACCACGATTTTCGCATTTTTCATAGCCTACTCCAGGTTTTGTATTTGCTCGCGCATTTTTTCCAATTCGTTCTTGATGGCCACCACCAAGGTCAGCAATTCGGCGTTGTTGGCCTTACTGCCCATCGTGTTGGCTTCCCTATTCATCTCCTGCATCAAAAAGTCGGCCTTGCGCCCCACGGGAGTTTCTTGCGCCAGCAAGTGCTCGAATTGGTCGATATGCGACCGCATACGCGTTATCTCCTCGTCGATATTCACGCGGTCGGAATACACGCACACTTCGTTGATGAGCCGCACCTCGTCCAAGGGCACCTCGCCCAAGGCTTCGGTCACGCGCTCGCGCAATTTCACGCGGTAGTCCTCCACCACCGAGGGCGCTTTTTGGGCGACCTCGTCGACCAAAGCGGCCACCACGTCCAAGCGCGTCTGCAAGTCCATAAGGAGCGCGTTGCCCTCTTTCTCGCGCATGGCGCACAGGTTGTCCAACGCACCCGACAGGGCCACGGACAGCAATAGGGACAACTGCCCCTCGTCCGCTTCGGCTACCTCTTCCACCACCGCGTCTTTGAGGCGCAGCACGCGGTCGGCGGTCAGGTCGTTGACGAGACCGAATTCGCTCTCCAACGTCTTGGCCATATCCAGATAATTCTGCACCACGGCCTTGTCGAGGGTAAGCCCCACTCGGTCCGTGCTGTGGTCCTCGTAGGTGACGAACACGTCCACGTGTCCTCTCGCCAGCCGCTCGGAAAGAGACTTGCGCAAAAAGTCCTCGGCGAAGTTAAAGACGCGGGGCATTTTGATATTCAAATCCAAAAAGCGGTTGTTGACCGATTTGAGTTCGATCACCACTTTCTTCCCCTCGATGGAGCATTCGCCTTTGCCGTATCCGGTCATACTGTTCATACACACCTCTTTGCGCCCGTCGTGGGCGTAGACGGGCATACGCCCGCGTAATTAAGATTATAGTAGCACTAAAACAAAAAATATGCAAGGACTTTGCTCAATTTCGCCAAAATCCTTGCGCATTTTCTTTTCAATCGGTCGTGCAAAGCACGAAAATAGCCTTTTACGCTTTCAACATATCCAAAAAGACGCTCTCGTCGATGATCTTTATGCCCAGCTTCTCGGCCTTGGCCAACTTGCTGCCCGCGTCCGCGCCCGCCACCACCAAGGTCACCTTGGCGGATACCGAATCGGCCACCTGCCCGCCCCGCTCTTTGATGAGGGCTGCGGCTTGACTTCTTTTGTAGCTTTCCAACGCGCCGGTCAGCACCACGGTCTCCCCCGCGAACACGCCGTCCGTCGTCTTTTGTTCCTCTATCCGCACGCCTTTTCCCAGTAGCGCCGCAACAAAGTTGCGGTTTTCCTCATCCGCAAAGTAATTGACCACGCTGTCGGCCATCACCTGACCGAAGTCGTCCAAGGCGATGAGTTCCATCACGGTGGCGTTTTCAATAGCCTCCAGACTGCCGAACGCCGCGGTCATTTGCTCTGCCGTGCGCTTGCCGATATTGGGTATGGCCAGGGCGGTGAGGAAGCGCGGCAACGTAGTGGTTTTGCTCTTTTCGATGGACTTCAGCAAGTTGCTCGCCTTCTTCTCTTTGAACCCGTCCAGCGTCAGCAGTTTTTCCATCGTCAGGTCGTACAATTCGTCCGCGCGCCGTAGGTTCAATTCGTTGTACATCAATTCAATGGTCTTCGCGCTCAAGCCGTCTATGTCCATCGCGTCCTTCCCCGCGAAATGCTCGATGGTCGCGATCACTCTCGGGGCGCAATGTTCGGGATTGGTGCAATACACGAACACGCCGCGTTGCTCGGTTTTGGCGCCGCAGGCGGGGCAAACGGCGGGCACTTCCACCTCTTTGCTATCCTCGTTATGTCGTGCAATCCCGAGGATTTCGGGTATCACGTCCCCGCTTCTTCGCACGAAAACGTCCGAGCCTATGCGGATATCCTTGCGCCGTATTTCGCTGATATTCGACAATGTGGCGCGGCTTACCGACACGCCGCCTATATCCACCGTATCCAATACGGCCAGGGGATTCAGTTTCCCCGTGCGGGACACTTGCCACACCACGTCCAGCACGCGGCTGGTCACTTCTTCGGCGTGGAACTTGTAGGCCATGGCCCACCGCGGGAACTTGGCCGTCACGCCCAACTCTTCGCGCAAAGCGAGGTCGTCCACCTTGAATACCATACCGTCGATGAGGTAGTCGAGGTCGGGGCGCGCCACCTCTACTTCGTCCAGCCATTTTTTCCAATCGTCGCCCTTTTCGACCACTTTGAAGTATTGATTTTGACAGAAGCCGTTACGCTCCAAAAAAGCGTGCATATCGCGTTGCGTGGTAAAGGATTCCCCCTCCACGTACCCCACGTTATAGGCCATAAAGGACAATTTTCGTTTGGCGGCTTCCTTGACGTCCGTGTTGCGTATGCCGCCCGCCGCGGCGTTTCTCGCGTTTTTGAGAGGCACCTCTGCGACGTCGTTGTACGCCTTCAATACCGACAGGCGCATAATACATTCGCCCTGTATATCCACGCTTCCCTCGAAGGGAATGTTGCGCGGTATATCCTTGATGGTCAGGGCCTGTTGCGTCACGTCCTCGCCCGTCACGCCGTCGCCACGGGTGACCGCGCGCACGAAGTGACCTTTTTCGTACGAAAGATTGAGCGTCAAGCCGTCGTACTTGTATTCGAGCGTCAAAGGCGCCCATTCCCCGTTTTCTTCCACCACCTTGTCTATCCAGTCGGCGATGCCATCCTTGGTCTTGCTCTTGTCGAGGCTGTACAGTCTTTCGCGGTGCGTATAGGTCTGGAAGCCCTTTTGCACGGCGCCGCCCACCCGTCTCGTCGGCGAATCGGGCAACACGTAGTATTGCTTTTCGAGTTCCAGCAATTCGTCGTACAAAGCGTCGTATTCGGCGTCGGATACGGTAGGATTGTCTTCTTCGTAATACTCCTTGGCGTAGCGGTTAAGCAGTGCCACCAATTCTATCATTCTCTCCATACTTCCTCCTACAGCTTGCTCAAAGGCGCGATCTTCAGGCTCAATTTCTTCACGCCGACCGACTCGAAAGCGATGGTCGCCGTATCGCCGTCCACCCCGATGATCATACCCTTGCCGAACTTGGGGTGTGCCACTCGGTCGCCCACGCGGAAAGCGCCTTGCGGGCGCGCGGTTGCGGCGGGCGTCGTGCCGCCTCGGTACACCTGATTGAGGTTGCCGTCCAAGGTGCCCGACTGCGTAGAGGCCGCAGTGGCTCTTGCGCCCCACTCTCTTTGGCCTTGCGTGTTCCATTGTTTTTGTTTGGGACGCGGTTTTTCCCAACCCATCGCCTCTTTGATCTCGGTCAAAAAGCGGCTCTCGCGGTTGTATTCGTAGTGACCGAAGCGGAAGCGGCTGTCGCAATAGGTCATATACAACTTCTTTTGCGCTCTCGTCATCGCCACGTACATCACGCGGCGCTCCTCTTCTATCTCCACGTCCGTCTTGCTGTACGCGCCCGACGGAAAGATATTCTCTTCCAAGCCCACCACGAACACGACGGGAAACTCCAATCCCTTGACCGCGTGCACGGTGGCCACGGTGACGTAATTGTCTTCCAATATCTCGTCCGAGTCCGAACTGAGCGTCACCGATTGCAGGTATTCGCTGAGGCTGCCGCCCTCGTTCTCGCGCTCGTACTCTTCCGCGCTTTGTATCAACTCGTCGATATTCAGGCGCTTGTTGTAGTTTTCCTCGTCGTCGCCCGCGTAGGCCATGGCGAAGCCCGCCCGTTCCGCTATGTACCGCACGGTATCGCCCACGCCGTGCTCGAGATGGTAGTTGAAAATATCGGCGTACAGGTCGCGGAATACCATCAATTTCTTGCGCGTGGTTTGGCTCAACTCTTCGGCGAACTCCAACCCGTCAAAGAGCACTTCACCGGGCGCCATACTGCGTTCGGCGGCGTAGATCACGAGGTCTTGCACCACCTTGTCGCCGATGCCGCGTTTGGGCGTATTGATGGCGCGCAGTAGCGCTTCGCTGTCGCGCGGATTGACGAGTAGGCGGCAATAGGCCAGCACGTCTTTTATTTCTTTGCGCTCGAAGAAGCGGAAGCCGCCGAACACCTTGTACGGTATGTTGTAACTGTTGAACCGCTCCTCGAACTTGCTCGTCAATGCGTTCAACCGCACCAATACGGCAAAGTCCTTGGCCTCATACTCGCCCGACCGCAGCATACTGCCTATCTGCGACACCACGTATTCGGCCTCTTCGCCGTCCGTCGCGCGGTGTTCCACCACGACCGCGTCGCCTTTGCCCTTGTCCGACCACAGCGTCTTGCCGAAGCGGTTGCGGTTATTCTTGATGAGGGCGTTGGATGCGGCCAAAATATTCTCGGTCGAGCGATAATTCTGCTCCAACTTGATGACGGTCGCGTCCGCGAAATCCTTGCGGAAACTCAATATGTTGTTGATGTCCGCGCCGCGCCAGCCGTAGATACTCTGGTCTTCGTCGCCCACGGCGAAGATATTGCCGTGGAGTTCGGCCAGCATTTTCACCAACGCGTACTGTATCTTGTTGGTGTCTTGGTATTCGTCGATATGTATATACAAAAAACGCTCTTGGTACTGCCGCAACACGTCGGGGAACTGCATAAAAAGTATGACCGTTTTGAGCAAGAGATCGTCGTAGTCCAAGGCGTTGTTGAGTTTCATCTCCTCCTCGTATCGCTCGTAAACTTCGCAAATGATATTGGCGTTGGGGTCTCCCACCGCCAGCACGTACTTATCGGGCGACAACCCCTTGTTCTTGGCGTTGGATATATGCCAAATGCACTTATTGAGGTACA
This genomic interval from Clostridia bacterium contains the following:
- the rpoZ gene encoding DNA-directed RNA polymerase subunit omega codes for the protein MLADPPIDKLLEKTECRYMLAVGVAKRARQLMQQSPEMFQNDKLKPLSVAAKEVYEGTVTIKRD
- the gmk gene encoding guanylate kinase, which translates into the protein MKNAKIVVLSGPSGVGKGTVHAALREKCEDYGFSVSVTTRAPREGEQEGVHYFYRTQEEFDRMIEEGLFAEYIRIYNNSYGTLKSELERITKSGKHVLLDIEFEGGLNIKKAFPDAVLIYLLPPSLAELKARIEKRGSETPETLAVRYGKAVAELEYAKQYDYVLVNDRVDACVAKINEIVSAEQQRSKDNLDLIESLKGGYRIC
- a CDS encoding YicC family protein, with the protein product MNSMTGYGKGECSIEGKKVVIELKSVNNRFLDLNIKMPRVFNFAEDFLRKSLSERLARGHVDVFVTYEDHSTDRVGLTLDKAVVQNYLDMAKTLESEFGLVNDLTADRVLRLKDAVVEEVAEADEGQLSLLLSVALSGALDNLCAMREKEGNALLMDLQTRLDVVAALVDEVAQKAPSVVEDYRVKLRERVTEALGEVPLDEVRLINEVCVYSDRVNIDEEITRMRSHIDQFEHLLAQETPVGRKADFLMQEMNREANTMGSKANNAELLTLVVAIKNELEKMREQIQNLE
- the ligA gene encoding NAD-dependent DNA ligase LigA, whose protein sequence is MERMIELVALLNRYAKEYYEEDNPTVSDAEYDALYDELLELEKQYYVLPDSPTRRVGGAVQKGFQTYTHRERLYSLDKSKTKDGIADWIDKVVEENGEWAPLTLEYKYDGLTLNLSYEKGHFVRAVTRGDGVTGEDVTQQALTIKDIPRNIPFEGSVDIQGECIMRLSVLKAYNDVAEVPLKNARNAAAGGIRNTDVKEAAKRKLSFMAYNVGYVEGESFTTQRDMHAFLERNGFCQNQYFKVVEKGDDWKKWLDEVEVARPDLDYLIDGMVFKVDDLALREELGVTAKFPRWAMAYKFHAEEVTSRVLDVVWQVSRTGKLNPLAVLDTVDIGGVSVSRATLSNISEIRRKDIRIGSDVFVRRSGDVIPEILGIARHNEDSKEVEVPAVCPACGAKTEQRGVFVYCTNPEHCAPRVIATIEHFAGKDAMDIDGLSAKTIELMYNELNLRRADELYDLTMEKLLTLDGFKEKKASNLLKSIEKSKTTTLPRFLTALAIPNIGKRTAEQMTAAFGSLEAIENATVMELIALDDFGQVMADSVVNYFADEENRNFVAALLGKGVRIEEQKTTDGVFAGETVVLTGALESYKRSQAAALIKERGGQVADSVSAKVTLVVAGADAGSKLAKAEKLGIKIIDESVFLDMLKA
- a CDS encoding UvrD-helicase domain-containing protein, giving the protein MEWEKLLNEQQLKGVYQTEGAVLVIAGAGSGKTRVLTYRIAYLLQVMHVAPTRILAITFTNKATKEMKERIESLCENSQGLWISTFHAMCARILRRHIDLLGYTKDFTIYDDVESMRLIKKIIKNKQLDEKMYLNKCIWHISNAKNKGLSPDKYVLAVGDPNANIICEVYERYEEEMKLNNALDYDDLLLKTVILFMQFPDVLRQYQERFLYIHIDEYQDTNKIQYALVKMLAELHGNIFAVGDEDQSIYGWRGADINNILSFRKDFADATVIKLEQNYRSTENILAASNALIKNNRNRFGKTLWSDKGKGDAVVVEHRATDGEEAEYVVSQIGSMLRSGEYEAKDFAVLVRLNALTSKFEERFNSYNIPYKVFGGFRFFERKEIKDVLAYCRLLVNPRDSEALLRAINTPKRGIGDKVVQDLVIYAAERSMAPGEVLFDGLEFAEELSQTTRKKLMVFRDLYADIFNYHLEHGVGDTVRYIAERAGFAMAYAGDDEENYNKRLNIDELIQSAEEYERENEGGSLSEYLQSVTLSSDSDEILEDNYVTVATVHAVKGLEFPVVFVVGLEENIFPSGAYSKTDVEIEEERRVMYVAMTRAQKKLYMTYCDSRFRFGHYEYNRESRFLTEIKEAMGWEKPRPKQKQWNTQGQREWGARATAASTQSGTLDGNLNQVYRGGTTPAATARPQGAFRVGDRVAHPKFGKGMIIGVDGDTATIAFESVGVKKLSLKIAPLSKL